A genomic stretch from Marinobacter fonticola includes:
- a CDS encoding TetR/AcrR family transcriptional regulator, which produces MAYRETEKMRLRKAEVRQRILSCAYQCVAEGGFRNAQINQVADVAGVATGTVYRHFESKTELFAEVFRIATQREVDKVAEALAGSGSASQRLERALRQFAERALHGPVMAWSLIAEPVDPQVEGERLAYRRAYAEHFEQVIGQGIEEGSLPAQDARLSATCLVGAIAESLVGPLSPTQQTPQHNKAGVFNDKQINALIEPIISFCLQGVTGQRR; this is translated from the coding sequence ATGGCCTATCGCGAAACGGAGAAAATGCGGCTAAGGAAAGCCGAGGTGCGTCAACGCATTCTCAGTTGCGCCTATCAGTGTGTCGCTGAAGGTGGATTCCGCAATGCCCAGATCAACCAGGTGGCCGACGTCGCCGGTGTGGCAACAGGAACTGTGTACCGCCACTTCGAGTCGAAGACCGAGCTTTTTGCCGAAGTGTTCCGAATCGCCACCCAGCGCGAAGTGGACAAGGTGGCGGAGGCGTTGGCGGGCAGCGGTTCAGCGTCGCAGCGTCTAGAGCGAGCGTTGCGGCAATTTGCCGAACGCGCCTTACACGGCCCCGTGATGGCCTGGTCGCTGATTGCCGAACCGGTAGATCCGCAGGTGGAAGGCGAACGACTGGCCTACCGCCGGGCGTACGCCGAACACTTTGAACAGGTCATTGGTCAAGGCATAGAGGAAGGGTCGCTGCCAGCACAGGATGCGCGGCTGAGCGCTACTTGCCTGGTGGGCGCGATCGCAGAAAGTTTGGTGGGACCGCTCTCTCCAACACAACAGACACCACAACACAATAAGGCCGGCGTTTTCAACGACAAACAGATCAACGCCCTGATCGAGCCGATCATCAGCTTCTGTCTGCAGGGGGTGACCGGCCAACGGAGATAA
- a CDS encoding FAD-dependent oxidoreductase: MKTSRKVVLLAAIAILIALFFAFDLGRFLSLDYIVQQRDVLQQQVDQYPWVSGATFFLIYVAVTGLSLPGAAVMTLLGGALFGLFSGLLLVSFASSIGATLAFLASRILFRDTVQRRFGDSLRAVNKGVERDGSFYLFGLRLVPIFPFFVINLVMGLTPMKTLRFYGISQLGMLPGTIVYVNAGTQLGQVDSLGGIVSAELIGSFVLLAIFPIIARAVMNLIKRRRLLKDYSRPKKFDRNLIVIGAGSAGLVTAYIAAATKASVTLIEKHKMGGDCLNTGCVPSKTLIKSARIAHDVRRGQQFGIATSEVSVDFPAVMARIQSVIKTIEPHDSIERYTDLGVHCVTGEARIVDPWRVEVAGQTLTARNIVIATGARPFVPPIEGIDQVPYYTSDNLWELRQAPRQMLILGGGPIGCELAQAFARLDVPVVQLDQAPRILPREDDDAAQAVTDSLVASGVDLRTGAKAKRFEREGTTYTLVYEQDGEDRRVEFDALLLAVGRKANTEGLGLDALGIETQANGTVQVDETLQTRIPGIYACGDVAGPYQFTHAAAHQAWYASVNSLFGSFKTFKVDYRVLPWTTFTDPEVARVGLNEQEAKEQGIAVEVTTYALDDLDRAIAEGDTEGFVKVLTPPGKDRILGATVVGSHGGELITEFISAMKHGYGLNKILGTIHVYPTLSEANKFAAGNWKKAHAPQSALRWLERFHAWRRA, encoded by the coding sequence ATGAAAACATCCCGGAAAGTCGTCCTGCTGGCCGCTATCGCCATCCTGATCGCCTTGTTCTTTGCCTTCGACCTGGGGCGTTTCCTCAGCCTGGATTATATCGTTCAACAGCGGGATGTCCTCCAGCAGCAAGTCGACCAGTATCCTTGGGTGAGCGGCGCCACCTTTTTCCTGATCTACGTCGCAGTGACCGGTTTATCGCTGCCAGGGGCCGCAGTCATGACCCTGCTCGGTGGCGCTCTGTTTGGACTGTTCTCCGGGCTTTTGCTGGTTTCGTTCGCCAGTTCCATCGGCGCCACCTTGGCTTTCCTGGCCTCCCGCATACTGTTCCGGGATACCGTGCAGCGCCGTTTCGGCGACTCCCTGCGGGCGGTAAACAAGGGCGTAGAGCGGGACGGCAGTTTCTACCTGTTCGGTCTGCGTCTGGTGCCGATCTTTCCGTTCTTCGTGATCAACCTGGTCATGGGGCTAACCCCAATGAAGACCTTGCGCTTCTATGGGATCAGTCAACTGGGCATGCTGCCGGGCACTATCGTCTACGTGAACGCGGGCACCCAGCTGGGCCAGGTCGACAGCCTGGGCGGCATCGTGTCGGCGGAGCTGATCGGCTCCTTCGTGCTCCTGGCGATATTCCCGATCATTGCCCGGGCGGTCATGAATCTGATCAAGCGCCGGCGTTTGCTAAAAGACTATAGCCGCCCCAAAAAGTTCGACCGCAACCTGATTGTGATCGGGGCCGGATCCGCAGGACTGGTCACGGCCTACATCGCCGCCGCCACCAAGGCCAGCGTTACGCTCATCGAAAAGCACAAGATGGGCGGCGACTGCCTGAACACCGGCTGCGTCCCCAGTAAAACGCTGATTAAAAGCGCGCGCATTGCCCACGATGTGCGTCGCGGACAGCAGTTCGGCATTGCAACCTCGGAGGTGAGTGTCGATTTTCCCGCAGTCATGGCGCGCATTCAGTCGGTCATCAAAACCATAGAGCCCCACGACTCCATCGAACGCTATACCGATCTGGGCGTCCATTGCGTGACCGGCGAGGCGCGCATCGTCGACCCCTGGCGAGTCGAAGTCGCGGGTCAAACGCTAACCGCCCGCAATATCGTCATCGCCACCGGGGCACGCCCCTTCGTGCCTCCCATCGAGGGCATCGATCAGGTGCCCTACTACACGTCGGATAATCTCTGGGAGCTGCGGCAGGCGCCGCGCCAGATGCTGATTCTGGGGGGCGGGCCGATTGGCTGCGAGCTCGCCCAGGCGTTTGCCCGGCTAGATGTACCGGTTGTCCAGCTAGATCAGGCGCCGCGCATTCTTCCACGCGAAGACGACGACGCTGCTCAAGCGGTAACCGATAGCCTGGTGGCCAGCGGCGTCGATCTGCGCACCGGCGCGAAAGCCAAACGGTTTGAGCGGGAAGGCACGACCTATACGCTGGTATACGAACAAGACGGTGAAGACCGGCGTGTTGAGTTCGATGCCCTGTTATTGGCGGTTGGCCGCAAGGCCAACACCGAAGGACTGGGACTGGACGCGCTGGGCATCGAGACCCAGGCCAATGGAACGGTGCAAGTGGACGAAACCTTGCAAACCCGCATTCCCGGCATCTATGCCTGTGGCGATGTGGCGGGGCCCTACCAGTTCACCCACGCGGCCGCCCACCAGGCTTGGTATGCCTCGGTGAACAGCCTGTTTGGCAGCTTCAAGACCTTCAAAGTGGATTACCGGGTGCTGCCCTGGACCACCTTTACCGATCCGGAAGTCGCCCGTGTTGGCCTTAACGAGCAGGAGGCCAAGGAGCAGGGTATCGCCGTCGAAGTCACCACTTACGCACTCGACGACCTTGATCGTGCCATTGCCGAAGGTGATACCGAAGGCTTTGTGAAAGTGTTAACCCCCCCCGGAAAAGACCGCATTCTGGGTGCGACCGTTGTCGGCAGCCATGGCGGTGAACTCATCACCGAATTTATCAGCGCCATGAAGCACGGTTACGGGCTCAACAAGATTCTGGGCACTATCCATGTTTATCCGACGCTGTCCGAAGCCAACAAATTTGCAGCGGGCAACTGGAAGAAAGCCCATGCACCGCAAAGCGCCTTGCGTTGGCTGGAACGGTTTCATGCCTGGCGGCGGGCCTAG
- a CDS encoding DUF503 domain-containing protein yields the protein MSEAMRRLLLEAAGDQPVITPHLGILTLHFQLYGCDDIKAKRRALSPLKAIWGKESDLAVVETGDIDAVDRATWSIAALGTSTQLIQQRLDQVEKAIEQRIDAPILDVHREML from the coding sequence ATGTCCGAAGCCATGCGTCGGCTACTGCTCGAAGCGGCCGGGGATCAGCCCGTTATTACACCCCACCTGGGCATTCTGACCCTTCATTTCCAGCTTTACGGTTGCGACGACATCAAGGCCAAACGCCGGGCACTTTCGCCCCTCAAGGCCATCTGGGGCAAAGAGTCCGATCTGGCCGTGGTCGAAACCGGCGACATTGACGCCGTGGATCGCGCTACTTGGTCCATCGCTGCCCTGGGTACCTCGACCCAGTTGATCCAGCAACGCCTGGATCAGGTGGAGAAGGCCATCGAGCAACGTATCGACGCCCCGATTCTCGACGTTCACCGCGAAATGCTTTGA
- the panP gene encoding pyridoxal-dependent aspartate 1-decarboxylase PanP: MTGKKKTAQASLEAMYRVFTVPEAPESTLSRIDQDISRNLAGFLQEHIVAIERDLGDVVKDFNESAVPEKPIFVSEQTQFLLDKLVANSVHTASPSFVGHMTSALPYFMLPLSKIMIALNQNLVKTETSKAFTPLERQVLGMIHRLVYNEDSAYYRKWMHDPRYALGAMCSGGTIANLTALWVARNQALPAEGSFRGLHEEGLFRALRYYGYEGAAILVSRRGHYSLRKAADVLGLGRSALIAIDTDEENRIQTDALRDKCLELQKQKIKVIAICGIAGTTETGNVDPLEPMADIAREFGAHFHVDAAWGGPTLFSRTYGPLLAGIEQADSVTFDAHKQLYVPMGAGLVVFRSPELVGAIEHHAQYIIRKGSRDLGSTTLEGSRPGMAMLIHSGLKILAREGYELLIDQGIEKAKLFADMINQREDFELVTKPELNILTYRYCPAATQDALVHADTLQSERINASLNRITKYIQKAQREHGKAFVSRTRLEPARHHHFPCVVFRVVLANPLTTPDILRDILDEQAQLALDSELQDEMDVLENLTQAVSPSPRAHRA; this comes from the coding sequence ATGACCGGTAAGAAAAAGACGGCTCAGGCTTCCCTTGAAGCCATGTACAGGGTATTTACGGTGCCAGAAGCGCCGGAGTCGACCCTGAGCCGGATCGACCAGGATATTTCTCGCAATCTAGCCGGGTTCCTGCAGGAACACATCGTTGCCATCGAGCGGGATCTGGGCGACGTGGTCAAGGATTTTAACGAGTCCGCCGTTCCCGAGAAGCCCATCTTCGTTTCGGAGCAGACCCAGTTCCTGCTGGACAAGCTGGTCGCCAATTCGGTCCATACCGCATCCCCCAGTTTTGTCGGCCATATGACATCGGCACTGCCCTACTTCATGCTGCCGCTGTCGAAAATCATGATCGCCCTCAACCAGAACCTGGTTAAAACCGAGACCTCCAAAGCCTTCACCCCGCTGGAACGCCAAGTACTGGGGATGATCCACCGGCTGGTCTACAACGAAGACAGCGCCTATTACCGTAAATGGATGCACGATCCTCGCTATGCGCTGGGGGCGATGTGTTCCGGCGGCACCATCGCCAACCTGACCGCACTGTGGGTGGCCCGCAACCAGGCGCTCCCCGCCGAAGGCAGTTTCCGCGGTTTGCACGAAGAAGGCCTGTTCCGGGCGCTACGCTACTACGGCTACGAAGGCGCGGCCATTCTGGTATCCCGGCGCGGCCACTACTCCCTGCGCAAGGCCGCGGACGTTCTGGGCCTGGGCCGCAGTGCGCTTATTGCCATCGACACCGATGAGGAAAACCGCATCCAGACCGACGCCCTGCGCGACAAGTGCCTGGAGTTGCAAAAGCAGAAAATCAAGGTGATCGCCATCTGCGGCATCGCCGGTACCACGGAAACCGGCAATGTCGACCCCCTGGAACCCATGGCCGACATCGCCCGGGAATTCGGCGCTCACTTCCACGTGGACGCCGCCTGGGGCGGTCCCACGCTGTTTTCCCGGACCTATGGCCCGCTACTCGCCGGGATCGAGCAGGCGGACTCGGTCACCTTCGACGCCCACAAACAGCTTTACGTGCCCATGGGGGCCGGCCTGGTCGTCTTCCGCAGCCCTGAACTGGTCGGTGCCATCGAGCACCACGCCCAGTACATTATTCGCAAGGGCTCGCGAGACCTGGGCAGCACCACACTGGAAGGCTCTCGTCCCGGCATGGCCATGCTGATCCACTCCGGCTTGAAGATCCTGGCCCGGGAAGGTTATGAATTGCTGATCGACCAGGGCATCGAAAAAGCCAAGCTGTTTGCCGATATGATCAACCAGCGCGAAGACTTCGAGTTGGTCACCAAGCCGGAACTGAACATCCTCACCTATCGCTACTGCCCGGCCGCTACCCAGGACGCATTGGTCCATGCCGATACCCTGCAGTCCGAACGCATCAATGCCTCGCTGAACCGTATTACCAAATACATCCAGAAGGCCCAACGGGAACATGGCAAGGCGTTTGTTTCACGGACCCGGCTGGAGCCGGCCAGGCATCACCACTTCCCCTGTGTGGTATTCCGGGTGGTGCTCGCCAACCCGCTAACCACCCCCGACATCCTGCGCGACATCCTCGACGAGCAAGCGCAACTGGCCCTGGACAGCGAACTGCAGGATGAGATGGACGTACTGGAGAACCTGACCCAGGCGGTCTCTCCCTCGCCGCGCGCCCACCGGGCCTGA
- a CDS encoding isovaleryl-CoA dehydrogenase — translation MNTAHPSIKPQYDPQPATDRYLATTHDVLNQPPALENYNLFEQDQALREGISREGAEWARDELTGYGELVGQAGIIELGFLANENKPAFHTHDRFGHRQDLVKFHPAYHQLMDLALSHGLHSSPWRDPGRGAHVARAAKYYMHSQVEAAHCCPITMTFAAMPSIQKQPELAQIWAPKITARAYDPRNVPDGQKSAVTIGMAMTEKQGGSDVRANTTRAYPQGSGGPGQAYELVGHKWFVSAPMCDAFLVLAHAPGGLSCFLMPRWRPDGSKNPWQIQRLKNKMGNVANASSEAELRGALAWMIGEEGRGVPTIIEMVAMTRFDCMIGSSAGMRQAAAQALHHCRHREAFGARLVQQPLMQNVLADLALESEAALAMTLRVARALDNQDREQERLFTRLATPVGKYWICKRAPNHAYEAMECLGGSGVMEDCIMPRLLRESPVNAIWEGSGNVQCLDTLRALQKSPDSLEAYFNEIGEARGSDPRLDRFVAQLHSDFSRTDHIEYRARNLVDRLALALQGSLLIRHSTAAIADAFCASRLESHGGLNIGNLPVGTDAAAIIERATPIVG, via the coding sequence ATGAATACGGCACACCCCTCGATTAAGCCGCAGTACGATCCCCAACCGGCAACTGACCGCTACCTGGCCACAACCCACGACGTGCTCAATCAGCCGCCGGCGCTGGAAAACTATAACCTGTTCGAGCAGGACCAGGCATTGCGCGAAGGGATCTCACGCGAGGGCGCCGAATGGGCGCGGGACGAGTTGACCGGTTACGGCGAACTGGTGGGCCAGGCTGGCATTATCGAGCTTGGTTTCCTCGCCAACGAAAACAAACCTGCGTTTCATACCCATGACCGTTTCGGTCATCGACAGGATCTGGTGAAGTTCCATCCTGCCTATCACCAGCTGATGGACCTGGCCCTCTCTCACGGCTTGCACAGCAGCCCCTGGCGCGATCCCGGCCGGGGCGCTCACGTAGCGCGGGCGGCTAAGTACTACATGCATTCGCAAGTGGAAGCGGCGCACTGCTGCCCGATCACCATGACGTTTGCAGCCATGCCGTCGATCCAGAAACAGCCGGAACTGGCCCAGATATGGGCACCGAAGATCACGGCCCGGGCCTACGACCCCCGCAATGTGCCCGATGGTCAAAAGTCGGCAGTCACCATCGGCATGGCCATGACGGAGAAGCAAGGCGGATCGGATGTGCGCGCCAACACGACGCGCGCCTATCCGCAAGGCAGTGGCGGCCCAGGCCAGGCTTATGAACTGGTCGGCCACAAATGGTTTGTTTCAGCCCCCATGTGCGACGCCTTTCTGGTGCTGGCCCATGCGCCAGGGGGTCTCTCCTGTTTCCTGATGCCGCGCTGGCGGCCGGATGGCAGCAAGAACCCGTGGCAAATCCAGCGGCTGAAGAACAAAATGGGCAACGTGGCCAATGCGTCCTCCGAAGCGGAATTGCGCGGTGCCCTCGCCTGGATGATAGGCGAGGAAGGCCGTGGTGTACCGACCATTATCGAAATGGTCGCCATGACGCGTTTCGACTGCATGATCGGCAGCTCCGCCGGTATGCGCCAGGCAGCGGCCCAGGCCTTGCACCATTGCCGGCACAGGGAGGCCTTCGGCGCACGCTTAGTCCAGCAGCCGCTGATGCAGAACGTACTGGCCGACCTGGCCCTGGAAAGCGAAGCGGCGCTGGCCATGACGCTGCGCGTAGCAAGGGCTTTGGACAACCAGGACCGGGAGCAGGAACGCCTATTTACCCGTCTGGCCACGCCGGTCGGCAAATACTGGATCTGCAAGCGCGCCCCGAACCATGCCTATGAGGCCATGGAGTGCCTCGGCGGCAGCGGCGTAATGGAAGACTGCATCATGCCTCGCCTGCTGCGGGAATCGCCGGTCAACGCTATCTGGGAAGGCAGTGGCAATGTGCAGTGCCTGGATACCCTGCGTGCCTTGCAGAAATCCCCTGACAGTCTCGAGGCCTACTTCAACGAAATCGGCGAAGCCAGGGGCAGCGACCCACGACTTGACCGCTTCGTCGCGCAGTTGCATAGCGATTTTTCCCGCACGGACCATATCGAGTATCGAGCTCGCAATCTGGTGGACCGTCTGGCACTGGCTTTACAGGGCTCGCTGCTCATCCGTCACTCCACTGCGGCAATCGCCGACGCGTTCTGTGCCAGTCGGCTGGAGTCTCATGGCGGCCTCAATATCGGCAATCTGCCGGTGGGTACCGATGCTGCCGCCATTATCGAACGTGCGACGCCTATTGTCGGCTAG
- the hemB gene encoding porphobilinogen synthase, with amino-acid sequence MFSSSQRVFPASRPRRNRKDDFTRRMVRENRLTTDNLIYPVFVIEGENARESVPSMPGVERLTIDLLVEEAYELVRLGIPAVALFPVTPPEIKNLDGSAAWDRDGLAQRAVRAIKQACPDLGVITDVALDPFTTHGQDGIIDDEGYVLNDITVEALVRQALSHADAGADMVAPSDMMDGRVGAIRQALEESGHHNTRILAYSAKYASSYYGPFRDAVGSAANLGKGNKATYQMDPANSDEALHEVAIDLSEGADMVMIKPGMPYLDIVYRVKHELQVPTFVYQVSGEYAMHMAAAQNGWLDGDAVMMESLLCLRRAGADAILTYFAKRAAQLLRSDPR; translated from the coding sequence GTGTTTTCGTCAAGCCAACGTGTCTTTCCCGCTTCGCGTCCCCGCCGTAATCGGAAAGACGATTTTACCCGCCGGATGGTGCGCGAGAACCGCCTGACTACGGATAACCTGATCTATCCAGTCTTCGTCATCGAAGGCGAAAACGCCCGCGAGTCGGTGCCTTCCATGCCGGGTGTCGAGCGTCTGACCATCGACCTGCTGGTGGAAGAGGCCTACGAACTGGTGCGTTTGGGCATCCCCGCCGTCGCTTTGTTCCCCGTGACGCCGCCAGAAATCAAAAACCTGGACGGCTCCGCCGCCTGGGATCGCGACGGGTTGGCTCAGCGTGCGGTGCGCGCGATCAAGCAGGCGTGCCCCGATCTGGGGGTGATTACCGATGTCGCTCTGGACCCGTTCACCACCCATGGCCAGGACGGCATTATCGACGACGAAGGCTATGTCCTGAACGATATCACCGTCGAAGCGCTTGTACGCCAGGCGCTCTCCCATGCGGACGCCGGCGCGGACATGGTCGCGCCCTCGGATATGATGGATGGCCGCGTGGGCGCGATCCGTCAGGCCCTGGAAGAGTCGGGACACCACAATACCCGTATCTTGGCGTATTCCGCCAAGTACGCCTCCAGCTACTATGGACCGTTCCGCGATGCCGTGGGTTCCGCTGCCAACCTCGGCAAAGGCAATAAGGCCACCTATCAGATGGACCCGGCCAACAGCGACGAGGCCTTGCACGAAGTAGCCATTGATCTGTCGGAAGGCGCCGATATGGTGATGATTAAGCCCGGCATGCCTTATCTGGACATCGTTTACCGGGTTAAGCACGAACTCCAGGTGCCCACTTTTGTCTACCAGGTCAGCGGCGAGTACGCCATGCATATGGCGGCGGCTCAGAACGGCTGGCTGGACGGCGACGCCGTGATGATGGAAAGCCTGTTGTGTCTGCGCCGGGCCGGCGCCGATGCCATCCTGACGTATTTTGCCAAGCGCGCCGCACAGCTTCTGCGCTCTGACCCCCGTTGA
- a CDS encoding Mpo1 family 2-hydroxy fatty acid dioxygenase, which translates to MAKTADQWFAEYGESHRNPTNKAIHWVAVPVIFTTIIGLLWSIPTPAAFDSVPYLNWATLALVVTTAWYVHLSPPLGIGMGLFSMLMVLAISAFEQTGLMPVWAASLLLFVIMWILQFVGHHIEGKKPSFFKDIQFLLIGPAWLMGFIYRSLGIRY; encoded by the coding sequence ATGGCCAAAACCGCAGATCAGTGGTTTGCCGAATACGGCGAAAGCCACCGCAACCCGACCAACAAGGCCATCCACTGGGTGGCCGTTCCGGTGATTTTTACCACCATCATCGGCCTATTGTGGTCGATACCCACGCCAGCCGCCTTCGACAGCGTGCCCTACTTGAATTGGGCGACTCTCGCTTTGGTCGTCACGACGGCTTGGTACGTGCACCTGTCACCGCCCTTAGGCATCGGCATGGGCCTTTTTAGCATGCTGATGGTGCTGGCGATATCGGCTTTCGAACAGACCGGCCTGATGCCGGTGTGGGCCGCATCCTTGCTACTGTTCGTGATTATGTGGATTCTGCAGTTCGTCGGGCATCACATCGAAGGCAAGAAACCATCCTTTTTCAAAGACATTCAGTTTCTGCTGATCGGCCCGGCGTGGTTGATGGGGTTTATCTATCGGAGTCTGGGGATTCGTTACTGA
- the ppk1 gene encoding polyphosphate kinase 1, with protein sequence MTTETEASTAAELPVEQLPDINASENYFNRELSHLRFNYRVLQQAMDETHPLINRLMFCCIFSSNMDEFFEIRVAGLRQQMKYGRESVGPDGLLPEQLLNEISRVAHDYIYEQYDILNNVLIPAMEQENIHFVRRRDWTEAQAEWVQRYFEDEILPVINPIGLDPSHPFPRLVNKSLNFIVELDGKDAFGRETGMAIVPAPRSLPRLVRLPDDICKGGENLVFLSSMIHAHADELFPGMEIKGCYQFRLTRNADLELEDDLEDLASALRGELLSRRFGDGVRLEVADNCPPDLIEFLLREFGLTERELYRVHGPVNLTRLMAVGGLVDRPDLMYGGFSPVVPKQIRHKEIIFDAIRQQPILLLHPYESFTPVIDFLRQAARDPQVLAIRQTLYRTGADSEIVEALMDAARRGKEVTAVIELRARFDEAENLELASRLQESGVVVVYGVVGYKTHAKMILIVRREEGRLKRYVHLGTGNYHAGNARLYTDYSLLSCDDALGDDVNKLFQQLTGMGKALKIKKLFHAPFTLHKRLIELVDREALLGEHGHIIIKINALTDPDLIRALYRASRSGVRVELIIRGICCLRPGVPGLSENVHVRSVVGRFLEHTRVYYFGHGGKFEVYCSSADGMVRNLINRVEVAFPVDDRELADRLRSDLETYLADNCQSWVLQPDGGYLQNSPEEGEDRLAAQTLLLDRLTSK encoded by the coding sequence ATGACCACTGAAACGGAAGCCTCCACTGCCGCTGAACTGCCTGTTGAGCAATTGCCGGATATCAATGCCAGCGAGAATTACTTTAACCGCGAGCTCAGCCATCTGCGGTTTAACTACCGGGTGCTGCAGCAGGCAATGGACGAGACCCATCCACTGATCAACCGGCTGATGTTCTGCTGCATTTTTAGCAGCAATATGGACGAGTTTTTCGAGATTCGTGTGGCGGGTTTGCGGCAGCAGATGAAGTACGGGCGCGAGAGCGTGGGGCCGGACGGGCTACTGCCCGAACAACTGCTTAATGAGATCAGTCGCGTCGCCCACGATTATATCTACGAACAGTACGACATTCTCAACAACGTGCTGATTCCGGCGATGGAGCAGGAGAATATCCACTTCGTGCGCCGTCGCGACTGGACTGAAGCGCAGGCGGAGTGGGTGCAGCGTTACTTCGAAGACGAAATCCTGCCGGTGATCAATCCCATCGGTCTCGACCCGTCCCACCCGTTCCCGCGACTGGTCAACAAGAGCCTGAATTTCATCGTCGAATTGGACGGCAAGGATGCGTTCGGTCGTGAGACCGGTATGGCCATCGTTCCGGCGCCGCGCTCGCTGCCGCGCTTAGTGCGGTTGCCGGACGATATCTGCAAGGGTGGCGAGAACCTGGTGTTCCTCTCCTCGATGATCCACGCCCATGCCGACGAGTTGTTCCCGGGTATGGAAATCAAGGGCTGCTATCAATTCCGTCTCACCCGCAATGCCGATTTGGAATTGGAAGACGACTTGGAAGATCTGGCCTCGGCTCTGCGCGGTGAACTGCTAAGTCGCCGCTTCGGGGACGGCGTGCGGCTGGAAGTGGCGGATAACTGCCCGCCGGACCTGATTGAATTCCTGCTACGCGAATTCGGTCTGACCGAACGTGAGCTTTATCGCGTTCACGGCCCGGTCAACCTGACCCGCTTGATGGCCGTGGGTGGTTTGGTGGATCGTCCGGACCTGATGTACGGCGGTTTTTCGCCGGTGGTGCCCAAGCAGATTCGTCACAAGGAAATCATCTTCGACGCCATCCGGCAGCAGCCGATCCTCCTGCTGCACCCCTATGAAAGCTTCACGCCGGTCATCGACTTCCTACGTCAGGCTGCCAGGGATCCGCAGGTGTTGGCCATCCGTCAGACCCTGTACCGTACGGGCGCCGATTCGGAGATCGTCGAGGCGCTGATGGATGCGGCCCGGCGGGGCAAAGAAGTGACCGCAGTGATCGAGCTGCGGGCCCGTTTTGACGAGGCAGAAAACCTGGAGCTGGCCAGCCGCTTGCAGGAGTCCGGTGTTGTCGTGGTCTACGGCGTGGTGGGTTACAAAACACACGCCAAGATGATCTTGATCGTGCGGCGCGAGGAAGGCCGGCTCAAGCGTTACGTGCACCTGGGTACCGGCAACTACCACGCAGGCAACGCCCGGCTCTATACCGACTATAGCCTGCTCTCCTGTGACGACGCCCTCGGCGATGACGTCAACAAGCTGTTCCAGCAGCTCACCGGTATGGGCAAGGCGCTGAAAATCAAAAAGCTGTTCCACGCGCCCTTTACCCTGCACAAGCGCCTGATCGAGTTGGTCGACCGAGAAGCGCTGCTGGGCGAGCACGGCCATATCATTATAAAAATCAATGCTCTGACCGACCCGGATCTGATCAGGGCCCTGTACCGGGCGTCGCGTTCCGGGGTGCGGGTGGAGCTAATCATTCGCGGTATCTGCTGCCTGCGGCCGGGGGTGCCCGGATTGTCCGAGAATGTCCATGTGCGCTCCGTTGTCGGCCGTTTCCTCGAGCATACCCGGGTTTACTACTTCGGCCACGGCGGCAAGTTCGAGGTGTATTGCTCAAGTGCGGACGGCATGGTGCGCAACCTGATCAACCGGGTGGAAGTGGCCTTCCCTGTGGACGACCGGGAACTGGCCGATCGCCTGCGTTCGGATCTGGAAACCTATCTGGCGGACAATTGCCAAAGCTGGGTGCTACAGCCGGACGGGGGCTATCTCCAGAACTCGCCTGAGGAGGGCGAAGATCGGCTGGCAGCCCAAACCTTGCTACTGGACCGGCTGACCAGTAAATGA